The following DNA comes from Candidatus Eisenbacteria bacterium.
AGTTGAGATTGTCCTCTTTCCGCCCTTCACCGCGCTCTCCAGAGTCTCTGAGGTCATTGTCGGAACGCCCCTGATTCTTGGTGCGCAGAACGTCCATTGGGAGAAGGAGGGCGCATTCACGGGGGAAGTCTCCCCCCCAATGCTTGTTGATGCGGGCTGCAGGTACGCAATAGTCGGCCATTCCGAGAGAAGGAAGTTTTTTGGCGAAACTGATGAGATGGTCAACCTGAAAGCCAAATCAAGCCTGGCCTACGGATTGAAGCCGATACTCTGCGTGGGTGAAGAGCTTGAAGAAAGGGAACAGAACCGAACCGAACAGGTTCTTGAGAGACAGGTGAAGGCTGCCTACGCAGGCATTGCAGAAGAATCGGTCCTCAAGACG
Coding sequences within:
- the tpiA gene encoding triose-phosphate isomerase, which codes for MYKTGKEAAQLARSLKEGINLFQEVEIVLFPPFTALSRVSEVIVGTPLILGAQNVHWEKEGAFTGEVSPPMLVDAGCRYAIVGHSERRKFFGETDEMVNLKAKSSLAYGLKPILCVGEELEEREQNRTEQVLERQVKAAYAGIAEESVLKTVIAYEPVWAIGTGRTASPDVADETQAFIRKLIGKIYNEAISALLRIQYGGSVKPDNAKDLFREPNIDGALVGGASLKGDSFLAIVSACQAVGK